A region of Heteronotia binoei isolate CCM8104 ecotype False Entrance Well chromosome 2, APGP_CSIRO_Hbin_v1, whole genome shotgun sequence DNA encodes the following proteins:
- the JUN gene encoding transcription factor Jun — MTAKMEPTFYDDAINATFVQPESGTYGYNNPKVLKQSMTLNLADPASNLKPHLRNKNADILTSPDVGLLKLASPELERLIIQSGNGLITTTPTPTQFLCPKNVTDEQEGFAEGFVRALAELHNQNTMPSVTSAAQPVNTGMAPVSSMAGNSGFTASLHSEPPVYANLSNFNPNTLSAAPNYNANSLGYPAQHLNPQMPVQHPRLQALKEEPQTVPEMPGETPPLSPIDMESQERIKAERKRMRNRIAASKCRKRKLERIARLEEKVKTLKAQNSELASTANMLREQVAQLKQKVMNHVNSGCQLMLTQQLQTF, encoded by the coding sequence ATGACTGCAAAGATGGAACCTACTTTTTATGATGATGCTATAAATGCTACCTTTGTACAGCCGGAAAGTGGTACTTATGGATATAACAATCCCAAAGTTCTGAAGCAGAGTATGACTCTGAATCTGGCTGACCCTGCCAGTAACCTCAAGCCCCACCTGAGGAACAAGAATGCAGACATCCTGACCTCCCCAGATGTAGGCCTCCTCAAGCTGGCATCTCCTGAACTAGAAAGGCTGATCATCCAGTCTGGCAATGGCCTGATCACCACCACTCCTACCCCGACCCAATTCCTCTGCCCCAAAAATGTCACTGATGAGCAAGAAGGGTTTGCGGAAGGCTTTGTCAGGGCACTTGCAGAACTACACAACCAAAACACCATGCCAAGTGTTACTTCTGCTGCCCAACCTGTTAACACTGGCATGGCCCCTGTTTCATCTATGGCTGGAAATAGTGGCTTCACTGCCAGTTTACACAGTGAACCTCCAGTCTATGCCAACCTCAGCAATTTCAACCCAAATACACTCAGTGCAGCACCTAACTACAATGCAAACAGCCTGGGCTATCCTGCTCAGCATCTGAACCCCCAGATGCCAGTGCAGCATCCACGCCTTCAAGCCCTGAAAGAAGAACCTCAGACTGTCCCTGAGATGCCTGGGGAGACTCCTCCCTTGTCCCCTATTGACATGGAATCCCAGGAAAGAATCAAGGCAGAGAGGAAGCGCATGAGAAACCGAATTGCAGCCTCCAAGTGCCGGAAAAGGAAATTGGAAAGGATCGCCAGGTTGGAAGAAAAAGTGAAAACTTTAAAAGCGCAAAACTCTGAACTGGCATCTACTGCCAATATGTTGCGAGAGCAGGTTGCTCAGCTGAAGCAGAAGGTCATGAATCATGTCAACAGTGGGTGCCAGCTAATGTTAACACAGCAGTTGCAAACTTTTTGA